The Hymenobacter sp. DG01 genome has a segment encoding these proteins:
- a CDS encoding glycoside hydrolase family 97 protein — protein MLIDRISRPASLREQLLAQALPPALPSTLRRFRRGALLLCGLLLWNVAEAEDIQSPNKQFTLSVNVQEGGVPTYSLTYKGRPVLKTSKLGLDLKNTTALTSGFTQTSAERRTFDETWQPVWGESKNIRNHYNELAVTLTQAQTNRVMRVRFRVFDDGLGFRYEFPQQKGLDYFTIKEERTQFALAGDHKAFWLPGDYDTQEYSTVTSKLSEVRGLMKAATTPNASQTPFSATGVQTPLMLKSQDGLYINIHEAALIDYSAMHLELDDKNMVLESHLTPDAVGDKGLLQTPANSPWRTVIVSDKAGDILLSKLVLNLNEPTKFKDVSWIKPVKYVGVWWEMITGKSTWSYTNLENIKLDSVDYRKVKPNGTHAANTAHVKEYIDFAAKHGLDAVLVEGWNTGWEDWFGKHKDYVFDFVTPYPDFDVAELQRYAASKNVRMMMHHETSGSVRNYERHLDSAFQFMNKYGYNAVKTGYVGDIVPLGHKHYDQWMINHYNYVLEKAAKYKIMVNGHEAVRPTGLSRTYPNLIGNEAARGTEYESFGGNNADHTTILPFTRLIGGPMDYTPGIFQTRISTFNPQNNSFVHSTLARQLALYVTMYSPLQMAADMIEHYNQHLDAFQFIKDVAVDWDDTKVLEAEPGDYITYARKAKGSPNWFIGSTCDERGRTSKIDLSFLEPGKKYVATIYADKKDAHYENNPQAYQIRKQNVTSKTKLSQYCAPGGGYAISVMEAK, from the coding sequence ATGCTGATTGACCGCATTAGCCGGCCGGCTTCCCTCCGGGAGCAGCTCCTGGCTCAGGCACTACCCCCCGCGTTGCCTTCAACCCTCCGCCGCTTCCGCCGTGGCGCGCTGCTGCTCTGCGGCCTGCTGCTGTGGAATGTAGCTGAGGCCGAGGATATTCAGTCGCCGAACAAGCAGTTTACGCTCAGCGTGAACGTGCAGGAGGGCGGCGTGCCTACCTACAGCCTCACCTACAAAGGCCGGCCCGTGCTGAAAACCAGCAAGCTGGGCCTCGACCTCAAAAACACGACCGCCCTGACCAGCGGCTTCACCCAAACCAGCGCCGAGCGCCGCACCTTCGACGAAACCTGGCAGCCGGTGTGGGGCGAAAGCAAGAACATCCGCAACCACTACAACGAGCTGGCCGTGACCCTCACCCAGGCGCAAACCAACCGCGTCATGCGGGTGCGCTTCCGGGTGTTCGATGATGGCCTGGGCTTCCGGTACGAGTTTCCCCAGCAGAAAGGACTCGACTACTTCACCATTAAGGAGGAGCGCACGCAGTTTGCCCTGGCCGGCGACCACAAGGCCTTCTGGCTGCCCGGCGACTACGACACTCAGGAGTACAGCACCGTTACCTCCAAGCTCTCGGAGGTGCGCGGGCTGATGAAGGCGGCTACTACCCCCAACGCCTCCCAAACTCCTTTTTCGGCTACCGGCGTGCAAACGCCCCTGATGCTCAAGAGCCAGGACGGGCTCTACATCAACATTCACGAGGCGGCCCTGATCGACTACTCGGCCATGCACCTGGAGCTGGACGACAAGAACATGGTGCTGGAAAGCCACCTCACGCCCGATGCGGTAGGAGACAAGGGCCTGCTCCAGACCCCGGCCAACTCGCCCTGGCGCACCGTAATCGTGAGCGACAAAGCCGGCGACATTCTGCTCTCTAAGCTGGTGCTGAACCTCAACGAGCCCACCAAGTTCAAGGACGTATCCTGGATTAAGCCCGTGAAGTACGTGGGCGTGTGGTGGGAGATGATTACGGGCAAGAGCACCTGGTCGTACACCAACCTGGAGAACATCAAGCTCGACTCGGTGGACTACCGCAAGGTGAAGCCCAACGGCACCCACGCCGCCAACACGGCCCACGTGAAGGAGTACATCGACTTTGCGGCCAAGCACGGGCTGGATGCCGTGCTGGTGGAAGGCTGGAACACCGGCTGGGAAGACTGGTTTGGCAAGCACAAGGACTACGTGTTCGACTTCGTGACGCCCTACCCCGATTTCGACGTGGCGGAGTTGCAGCGCTACGCGGCCAGCAAAAACGTGCGCATGATGATGCACCACGAAACCTCGGGCTCAGTGCGCAATTACGAGCGGCACCTCGACTCGGCCTTTCAGTTCATGAACAAGTACGGCTACAACGCCGTGAAAACCGGCTACGTGGGCGACATCGTGCCCCTGGGCCACAAGCACTACGACCAGTGGATGATTAACCACTACAACTACGTGCTGGAAAAGGCGGCCAAGTATAAAATCATGGTGAACGGCCACGAAGCCGTGCGCCCCACCGGCCTCTCGCGCACCTACCCCAACCTGATTGGCAATGAGGCCGCCCGCGGCACCGAGTATGAGTCGTTTGGGGGCAACAACGCCGACCACACCACCATTCTGCCCTTTACCCGCCTCATTGGCGGCCCCATGGACTACACGCCGGGCATCTTCCAGACCCGCATCAGCACCTTCAACCCGCAGAACAACTCCTTCGTGCACAGCACCCTGGCCCGGCAGCTGGCCCTGTACGTGACGATGTACTCGCCCCTGCAGATGGCGGCCGACATGATTGAGCACTACAACCAGCACCTCGACGCCTTCCAGTTCATCAAAGACGTAGCCGTTGACTGGGACGATACGAAAGTGCTGGAGGCCGAGCCCGGCGACTACATCACCTACGCCCGTAAAGCCAAGGGCAGCCCCAACTGGTTTATCGGGAGCACCTGCGACGAGCGGGGCCGCACCTCCAAAATCGACCTGAGCTTCCTGGAGCCCGGCAAGAAGTATGTGGCCACCATCTACGCAGACAAGAAGGACGCCCACTACGAGAACAACCCGCAGGCCTACCAGATCCGCAAGCAGAACGTGACCAGCAAAACCAAGCTGAGCCAGTACTGCGCCCCCGGCGGCGGCTACGCCATCAGCGTAATGGAGGCCAAGTAG